The window agacGTATGTTGAAATTTGAACATATAATTATGCGAATCAACTTAAATGCTTGGAATTGTACAAAGATTTCAATACCTCACATTTTATTCACACAGCAAATGAAGACAAAGGAAGGTTAAATTTCGAATCTAACTAAATGTAAAACCGTAATCAATAGTAGGATGGCAAGTTGGAGAGAGTGAGTTACAACCTTCTCCTCTCCAAGACGAGTGACTGCGCCACACAGGCGTTCGTGTATGCCGCTCTAGTTGTCTAAAGCTACAAGGCAATCGATATAACCATCTTCGTCGTCTCATGTAAGTAGTTTCTACACAAGTGTTTTTGACTATGTTATATGATGCAAAGTGCATACCATGGATGAAAAACTTCAATGAAATCTCCTCATAAGAGAATATCAGACTTACATGTTACAGCTTGATGAAGATGGTCTACCTCATCACCTCATAAGCAGACGGGACATCGTGCAACGGGTGCCCCTTGAGATTTCTTTCGATAATCCTCCTCGCGAGAGAGACCTGCTTACCAACAGCGAAAATAAAGGCTTTTCCCGCACCTCCAGCACCACGGGCTGTTCGTCCCACACGGCGCACATATTCACTTGGATCCCGGGGAAAATCAAAGAGTACTACATGATCAACCCCAGCAAAGTCGATTCCTCGAGATGCTCTGGAAGACAGAATGAGTCAGTCACTTCTTCTAGTATTCTCATCAATCAAAGCCACAAGTTAAAAAAAGTTTCAACCTATCTGTGCAAACCAAGAACAAGGACATATTCTTCGATGGGGTGTGACGAAATTCCTCTATATTTGCAAGTCTTGTTTCTTGGTCTAAAGCAGCGTGAAAGGGTAAGACCTTCACATGTATTTCTTTACGATCAAAACGTTTCAATGCATTTTCAACTTTTCTACATGTCTCGATCTGCATATCGCATAAGAAACAACTTTTTCAGACCAcaataaagaaagaaagaaagtacACTATTGGATGTTGCTATTGCCAATGAGATCTTGAATCTACCTTGTTGCAGAACACAATTGTCTTTGTCACTGGACTTTCTCCCACAAGTTGAAGAAGAGCATTTTTCTTGTTGAGAAAAGCTGTATCAGGATTTTTTTCAGCTCTTTCATCTCCGCTGCAATCTACGAGGAACTgaacacaaaaatttaatcaGAGTAGTTCAAAAACAGGTGAAAGTTCGAGTAATGTAGCAGATTACATCTTAGGACTTTGAGTTCTAATGCTGATTTACAACATATAAACATGAaggtaaaaaaacaaaatattttggtaCCTCCTCCAGTCTGGAGCTGGTGCGATGCACACCAGGACCCATTATAACCTCGCAATCAGGGAAAACCTCAACCAGTTTGTTGTATATTTCCACAGGTAAGGTGGCAGTTACAAATAGATATTGGGCAGTGACAGGTGCCAAGTCGACCAAAGTTTGTAATGCAAGCTCAAAATCTTCATCATTGTAGAGTATATCTACCTCATCTAATATGGCACTGGAGAACCCAAAAAAGATGAATTCAAATTTCCCATAAAACTCACTCAACTCAAATTCCagttataaattatttttagaggTATTGCGCAATCAGTAGAAGAGTCAAACCTTTTAATATCAGACAATTGCAGGTGGCCCTCGTTTACTAGAAACGTGAAGCGTCCAGGAGTAGCAATCATAACATCTATTCCCTGTTTAAGACTCTCCAGTTGAGTTTTCTGCCGAAAACCACCAGTGGCAACCATAGATCGGAAAGGGACACCAACTTTTGAGAGTGAACGACAAACATTCAAAACCTAAAAATGTATCCTTGATGTGAAAAAATCACCAATAGAGCAGGATAAATCTTCTAATATTATCAATATTGTCATACCTGAGAAGCCAATTCAGCAGTAGGGACCAGTATTACAACTCGGGGATTTTGCGACGTTGATTTGCTAAGtccttcaatttcttcttgtCTAAGTCGCTGCACTAGTGGTATCAGATATGACAAAGTTTTACCAGATCCACTCTGATCAGATATTATACAACTCTTCCCACCTATGACCGAATCAAATGCCATTGCCTGCAGTACCGTTATCTTAAATTGTAAagacattttaaaattcaaatgaatGCAGAACACAATATTAAACATCAACGTCAAACAGGAATTGAAACCGTATCATTTTGTTTGTGTGATACACTCTCTGCAACCATTTGTTACATTCCCTTACAGATCAAATGAAAGTTCAACGTCCAGAAGAGTGAGCCAATGACAGCAACTTGAAGCAGGTCTTTGATTAGTCATTGTTCCCCCTCAAGAACAAGAAAGATTCACAATGTTTGGACTTTAGGtcaaaaaaatgtttaattttctgGTCAGTACTCGGTAGTTAATAGGATAATCATATACACCGACCAGACTACAAGAACATGCAAGTAGAAGTACAAGGATGAGcaataaaagaagaaaggtaaataaaacaagtaGATGTATGGAAAACTCGAATCGATATCATGAGAAGACGGTCATTAATCAAAGACGagaataaaatcaaactaCAACATAAAGCACCAACAGGTCAAGCACATTTAATATCTTGAGGACGAGGTATCACAAATACGAAACAAAATTCCCATCTCGGAATTGAAGAAGGTGAAGCTCAATCAGATCTTAAACTCCAAAGTATTCGAGACTGAAAGTTATAATTAGCAGACCTGGATATGTGAAGGGCGAACATACTGCATCTTCCTCAAAGACTCAACAATGATGTCACTACATCCCAACTCAGTAAACGACTTTCTACTAAAAAAGTCATTACTGGCCTTAAatttcaactctttctttgAGAGATCATCTGGTCTATATCTTCTATAGCTGTCAGCTGCTTCTACACCACCCCATCTTTTTGGGGCCAAAACAGGAAAACCCGATGAAGAAGCACCTCGTCCAATGGATTTGACACTAGAGCTGGATGCTTCTGAAGTATCTTCCTCATCACTCATAGACTCCCGTTGTTCCTTTAGATCAGGATCATTATATAACTCGTCGTGGTTAGGGTATTCAGAGCTTTTTTCTCTCTGATCATCTCCTTGTATCTTTTTCCTATAGCTTTCTTTGACTAGATCTTTTACTCTCTGCACTTTTAGTCTCCCAAAACTTCTGCTCATGCCTCCAACGCCAGCTGCACAGCCAAATTACAAATGCAAGTAACAACCAAAGTTTAACACTTGGAAAAACACAGTAAGCACATTGGACGAACATATAAAGTGTAGAGGGTGCGGCTGAGCTTATAAGCTcccaaaaaataagtttattagCCACAACTTATATGGCTGGTTATTTACAATATATATCTTCTAGTTTCCTCTCTCTAACTCACAATTATCTCTTAAGATTATAAGCTACATCATCCAAACACTTAGTCAACTTACGAGCTTTTTTGACATTACATCTTGTAAGCTCTTGAACATCTTATAAGCTCTCTAAAATAAGCTGGCAAAATCCTCAAGTCATATGTGCTGCCTCATATAATGCAGGCTAATTTCATCCTTCCTGCTCAATAATATACAtacatgtgtgtgtgaatttcaaaatatcgTCAAACTTCAAATTTCAACCACCTGATTtccatacatacatacatacatgtgtttgtgttttaatCGGCTGGTTTTCgcaataaaatgtaaaaacagTCTCACAACAACCTGAAATACAATCAAATCCAGATTTCAAAGCAGATTTTCATcataatttagtaaattaacGGCAGTGAAAAAATGCTCAGCAGCGAGTAGAGTAGAAAGTAACCTTTTCTAGGGGATGTTTGTGGAGCGGCCTCGCAGACAAGCCGCAGACGCCGGCGACCGGAAAATATGGAGATTGAAGGATTGAAAACGGTGAAAGCTTCCAGCACATTCGGCATTGcaaagagagatgaagaggaTAATCCCTATTCTAATCGAAAATGCAGAATTGAtggataaacattaaatattttctatttctactctaaattaatattattacgCATTTCTTAAGTctgtataaattttataatctatAATTAGAACAGTAATTAGCTAGAAATTTACCTCAACTTCACATTAGTACATCTttaaactttctgaaattgGAAAACTTATAAAtccttgaaaaataatatcacctcagtgaacttcaaaaatggtctcTGAACTATAGGTTTATCTCGCTCATAGTccttggactttaaaaatatcgtcaaGTAACCCCtagactaagggtttatctcgaaattggtccttttagctttttttggtacgaaaatgccctttcgGGAGGTTTTGAGGGTTTTGGGCagtttggtctttttacacttttaacattttatatctgatattatttcagttatgtactaaatttgatattatttcaaaattattattcttcttccattttgtcatccttcactttatttttttatttcaatattatatttaattttataaaattaaattttaaattttaaatatcaataaattttttaattaaactattaatttcaTGGACACtgtaaatattgattaaaactattaatttttgttatttaatataatattcagctgaattgaagaagtacacaaaaataatattaatcatgatggaaaaataagagctattctatttagccttcgttcggttgttataattgcttgtgattgaatattatgaagttgactaaaaatttgatcctactaaaaattttatataggagtatttttgttgaaaattactggtaaattttgattgttttcaaattaataaacaaaaattatattagtcttacattagatgcatatttatttcagaataaatcgtgttatatgatatatttatgattaaagctattaaatattgattaaaactaagtcGTTGtcatattgattaaatattatacacttccaaatattgattatgactattaattttttttatttaataaatttttgttaattaaaaagttttactgatatttaaaaatttaaatttaaaattttataaaattaaatctaatattgaaataaagaaacaaagtgaaggatgacaaaagagaagaagaatgataattttgaaataatatcaaatttagtacaaataatatcatatttaaaatgttaaaagtgtaaaaagaccaaattgcccaaaccccccaaaatccctcaaaagggcattttcgtaccaaaaaaagtcaaaatgaccaatttcgagataaacccttagtccagggactactaacgatatttttaaagtccagggactatgggcgagataaatcCATAGTCCatgaactatttttgtagttcactcttttttttattccagtagtagtagtatcttTTAATAGAATTCagttttttgaaaatataccaatattaatataaaatgcgCACAatgaaatctaaaaataaatatgaatcgAGAATATATGAGACACCACGTGGAAAATTGTAATAGGGACGTTGCTGATGTTGATTAAAAATTGTGGTAAATATGGTGTGCCTTGTTTAGCTTTAAGCCTTTAATACCCGTTCAATTAGTTATTTAATGAGTTTTGTTGAgctttgaagaaaataaaagaataaaaatgagCTCCAAACCAACGGATCATAGCACATTGGTAGCACGGAGTTATAGTGACCTTGAGGTCACAGATTATTTTGAGTATTCTTGTACTCCATGCTCCATGGTAAAGATACTTTAAGAGAGTGCTTAGCCTTAGGCTATATAGCGATTATCACAGTTCAACTTGAGTAGAAAATTAATGCAAAAGCACAAGAGGGTTAGGCTATATTAGTGATCATCCTAGTAAAATCAGCCCATTTATAATTGGAAAGAGGTTGGGCTTCAATATTCAAGCATCTTCAAACATATCTTTAAAGTCTTGAAAAGCCAATTAACCCTATTCTGGCTGAGTGAGATAAACAACCACTCAGACAAGTGAGAATGGGCAGACTTGCCTTACTCAGCCGTTCGAGTGGGACTAGGTTGATTCTTAGATGCTCAACGTTTGCGGGCCCTAATCCCTAGAGAGATTGAATGAGTTGAGAATCCACCGAAATCAACGTTTGCTagtcatatttaatttcatcgAAATTCTAAGTTGTGGGAAATTAACAACGAGGTTGAAGTTTAGAAATCTTTAATCACTTTAtgtaaaataccaaaatttagccataattcatattcattcctttgtccctaaaaaatatgaacaaatttctttttagtagtatgttcttgaaaagtatgaaaattctaattttgtaaagCCTTTTCACCTAtaaactttaattactttttctttctatctctttcttactttaccaattatgtatTATAACGTGTCAAActaaatattcatattctCTCTAGGAGGGGATGGATTAACTATAATGATTAATAATTCgttacaaaaatgaaattgtcaTTGTTGAATAAACTTCGCTATTCAATTAATctataacaaatgaaaacaacattGTTCAAGCAAGCATCTCTATTCATTTAATCTATATCACATGTCATGTCAAGATTATTAAATCATTTGACCTATATAGACCACAATCGTAATTATAGCATGTACATTATCTCAAAAGAATTGCATAATTCGAAAATGAAGATACATTCAAATCAAATGTCCTTATATGTAGAATAGGTGCACCAAAAAATAATAGGTACAAACGAGAAATGGTGGTAGGAATAAGTGATCCTTCTAATCGTTCCTCGTGTGTCTTCTATTATAgcaaaaatattcatttcacATGCTAAATTGTTGATATTGAACACTTTGATCTTCAATGATGTTGACGCATCATtgtttttatagtatatttaaGATAAATCAACTACTCCTACGTGAATCGTCttattaattgataatatCAATCGATACAAGAAAAAACCATAGAAGCAGTTGATgataatcaatatatttaagtgtaattatatatttttataagtcGCATCAGTGAATGTAGATACATATGGTCGTATTTATGCTTGGATATATGGCACATAagtatttgttttgaaattacTTTAGACCTTTTCATTCAGTTTAATTAGAATTGCAATGAGATCACAGCTATTTGATAGATAATTATTGACAAATGTTGTGGCATGTTATGACTACTAGCCcattaaatttatagaattagAGTTATGAATTTCTAATCCGATATAATTACAATTCGAGTAGGACTGACTTGAAATCTAATGAGCTAGCCAGATGAGTTGGACCTATGTGTACTATTGTCTATTCTGTCGTCTTATGTGATAGCTGATTTAACACTTCAATGATgacttttatattataaataacaataaaaacaattaatcacTATAATATCTTTTGAAATTTGCCAAAATGTATACGCCGTCCTGCtgtaagtaattaattttctttctttttcattggctcactataaattattgattttcatttttagctacaaataaaatatctaatctCTTTTACGttattatctcttttactccattctctttttatctctcgtactctatatttcaattaatttaataaatatcattttcttcaagtttGTATCGAAAAAAATTTGGTCACTTATGACTTGGAAAAAAGgagcatgttttattttgattttataaatcattaattaaatgttCAATGTCATGTCCCATCACAACCTATTCTTATTAGTATATGTCATGGTTTTTTACACCATTAGTATTTAATCAGGTTTgtattctataaatatgattaatctCCACCATTATGCATTAGATCGATCACATATTAATTCTATCAGCCCGTTGACCTAGTCGAAAACCTAAATATTTAGtttaagtttaaaatttttaatttgatatattgcAACCCAATTACTCCACGCCTGATCAATCCATAATCCGAATATAATAATCCAAAACCCATTAGACTGACTTGAATAACACCCTATGTGCAAGTATTCAACGTTCATAATATCAAAACAACATATTTTATCAAAGACACAAGAATCATCTTTTATagagtacaaaataaaaggTCACGGGACAAAATATTAACCCAAGAACGCAAAATATTCATTGttgtcaaaaaatattttaaaaggcttaataattttaataataaaaaaaatttaccatTCCATATATAGCTTATATTTATCTCTGATGATAtactaaaacttaaaatggAGCCGACAATTAGTTCCAATAGTAGTTCAGAATcaatctctttttcttttgtttttggacaaaaaatatctgttttaaattttgtgaataaaaaagatataatataaagaatattttttaaactttgaGTTTCTTATTTGATATGGGGTATTTTTATACTggtttgaatttaatataaaggtttgaatttaatataaatggtactatctccgtccaccaaaatttgtctcatttttccatttctgtccgtcccctaaaatttatctcatttcacttttatcatatttggtagtggaccccatattccactaactcatttatactcatattttattataaaattaatatataaaagtaggactcacaattcactaatttttttaactcactttctattacatttcttgtCGGAtcaaaatgggacaaattttggtggactgAGGCAGCAGGATGTTTATATAAACCGTCAAAGCATGTCATATGAAGTGTGGCCAGCACCTTAGTTTCCTTCAACAGAGCTCACTCAAACTTCTCTCTGTCGATCAATTTTCGAACTCCGTGAAGTGAGAAGAAAAG is drawn from Salvia hispanica cultivar TCC Black 2014 chromosome 6, UniMelb_Shisp_WGS_1.0, whole genome shotgun sequence and contains these coding sequences:
- the LOC125194022 gene encoding DEAD-box ATP-dependent RNA helicase 50 isoform X2, with the protein product MSRSFGRLKVQRVKDLVKESYRKKIQGDDQREKSSEYPNHDELYNDPDLKEQRESMSDEEDTSEASSSSVKSIGRGASSSGFPVLAPKRWGGVEAADSYRRYRPDDLSKKELKFKASNDFFSRKSFTELGCSDIIVESLRKMQYVRPSHIQAMAFDSVIGGKSCIISDQSGSGKTLSYLIPLVQRLRQEEIEGLSKSTSQNPRVVILVPTAELASQVLNVCRSLSKVGVPFRSMVATGGFRQKTQLESLKQGIDVMIATPGRFTFLVNEGHLQLSDIKSAILDEVDILYNDEDFELALQTLVDLAPVTAQYLFVTATLPVEIYNKLVEVFPDCEVIMGPGVHRTSSRLEEFLVDCSGDERAEKNPDTAFLNKKNALLQLVGESPVTKTIVFCNKIETCRKVENALKRFDRKEIHVKVLPFHAALDQETRLANIEEFRHTPSKNMSLFLVCTDRASRGIDFAGVDHVVLFDFPRDPSEYVRRVGRTARGAGGAGKAFIFAVGKQVSLARRIIERNLKGHPLHDVPSAYEVMR
- the LOC125194022 gene encoding DEAD-box ATP-dependent RNA helicase 50 isoform X1, encoding MPNVLEAFTVFNPSISIFSGRRRLRLVCEAAPQTSPRKAGVGGMSRSFGRLKVQRVKDLVKESYRKKIQGDDQREKSSEYPNHDELYNDPDLKEQRESMSDEEDTSEASSSSVKSIGRGASSSGFPVLAPKRWGGVEAADSYRRYRPDDLSKKELKFKASNDFFSRKSFTELGCSDIIVESLRKMQYVRPSHIQAMAFDSVIGGKSCIISDQSGSGKTLSYLIPLVQRLRQEEIEGLSKSTSQNPRVVILVPTAELASQVLNVCRSLSKVGVPFRSMVATGGFRQKTQLESLKQGIDVMIATPGRFTFLVNEGHLQLSDIKSAILDEVDILYNDEDFELALQTLVDLAPVTAQYLFVTATLPVEIYNKLVEVFPDCEVIMGPGVHRTSSRLEEFLVDCSGDERAEKNPDTAFLNKKNALLQLVGESPVTKTIVFCNKIETCRKVENALKRFDRKEIHVKVLPFHAALDQETRLANIEEFRHTPSKNMSLFLVCTDRASRGIDFAGVDHVVLFDFPRDPSEYVRRVGRTARGAGGAGKAFIFAVGKQVSLARRIIERNLKGHPLHDVPSAYEVMR